A DNA window from Delphinus delphis chromosome 6, mDelDel1.2, whole genome shotgun sequence contains the following coding sequences:
- the SEMA4D gene encoding semaphorin-4D isoform X1 translates to MRMCAPVGGLLTALTVVFGTAVAFAPIPRITWEHREVQLVQFHEPGIFNYSSLLLSEDKDTLYVGAREAVFALNAHNISRKQHEAYWKVSEDKKAKCAEKGKSKQTECLNYIRVLQPLSASALYVCGTNAFQPACDHLNLTSFKFLGKNEDGKGRCPFDPAQSYTSVMVDGELYSGTSYNFLGSEPIISRNSSHSPLRTEYAIPWLNEPSFVFADVIGESPEGGDDGDDKVYFFFTEVSVEYEFVFKLMIPRVARVCKGDQGGLRTLQKKWTSFLKARLICSRPDSNLVFNVLRDVFVLRSPSLKEPMFYGVFTPQLNNVGLSAVCAYNLSTAEAVFSRGKYMQSATVEQSHTKWVRYNGAVPTPRPGACINREARAANFSSSLNLPDKTLQFVKDHPLMDDSVTPIDNRPRLIKSDVNYTQIVVDRTWALDGTVHDVMFVSTDRGALHKAISLENNVHIIEETQLFQDFEPVQTLLLSSKKGRRFVYAGSNSGVVQAPVAFCGKHGTCEDCVLARDPYCAWSPAAAACIALYQTDGPSRGLIQEMSGDASACPDKIKESYLQHFFKHGGTAELKCSQKSNLARVVWKFQNGVLKAESPKYSLVGRKNLLIFNLSEGDSGVYQCLSEERVKNKTVLQVVAKHVLEVKVVPRTPVASTSPVTRTEGSRITSKVSAGPTQGSFPQTPALQVTTPSAIALPSSPEGPTSMSCEPKIVINTVPQVHSEKTMYLKSSDNRLLMFLFLFFFVLFLCLFTYNCYKGYLPGQCLKFRSAMLLGKKQPTSDFSDCEQSVKETLVEQGSFSQQNGGQPKPALDTGYETEQDTMASRLPTDREDSQKIDELPVRDRPFDVKCELKFADSDADGD, encoded by the exons GCATATTGGAAGGTCTCGgaagataaaaaagcaaaatgcgcggaaaaggggaaatcaaaacag ACAGAATGCCTTAACTACATCCGAGTGCTGCAGCCCCTCAGCGCCAGTGCCCTTTACGTGTGCGGGACCAATGCGTTCCAGCCAGCCTGTGACCACCTG AACTTAACATCCTTTAAATTTCTGGGCAAAAATGAAGACGGCAAAGGAAGGTGTCCCTTTGACCCAGCACAAAGCTACACGTCCGTCATGGTTG ATGGAGAGCTTTATTCTGGGACATCGTATAACTTTTTGGGAAGCGAACCCATCATCTCCCGAAATTCTTCCCACAGTCCTCTGAGAACGGAGTATGCAATTCCTTGGCTGAACG AGCCCAGCTTCGTGTTTGCTGACGTGATAGGAGAGAGTCCGGAGGGCGGGGATGACGGGGACGACAAGGTCTACTTCTTCTTCACAGAGGTGTCTGTGGAGTACGAGTTCGTCTTCAAGCTGATGATCCCACGGGTAGCGAGGGTCTGCAAG GGGGATCAGGGCGGCCTGAGGACCTTACAGAAGAAGTGGACCTCCTTCCTGAAGGCCAGGCTGATCTGCTCCCGGCCGGACAGCAACCTCGTCTTCAACGTGCTGCGAGACGTCTTTGTCCTCAGGTCTCCCAGCCTGAAGGAGCCCATGTTCTATGGGGTCTTCACCCCACAGCT gaacAACGTGGGGCTCTCGGCCGTGTGCGCCTACAACCTGTCCACAGCCGAGGCAGTCTTCTCCCGTGGGAAGTACATGCAGAGCGCCACGGTGGAGCAGTCGCACACCAAGTGGGTGCGCTACAACGGGGCCGTGCCCACACCACGGCCCGGGGCG TGCATCAACCGGGAGGCGCGTGCGGCCAACTTCTCCAGCTCCCTCAACCTACCAGACAAGACTCTGCAGTTTGTCAAAGACCACCCTCTGATGGATGACTCCGTGACCCCGATAGACAACAGGCCCCGGCTGATCAAGAGTGACGTGAACTACACGCAGATTGTGGTGGACAGGACCTGGGCCCTGGATGGGACGGTCCATGACGTCATGTTTGTCAGCACAG ACCGGGGTGCCCTGCACAAAGCCATCAGCCTTGAGAACAACGTCCACATCATCGAGGAGACACAGCTCTTCCAGGACTTCGAGCCCGTCCAGACCCTGCTGCTGTCCTCCAAGAAG GGCAGAAGGTTTGTCTATGCCGGTTCCAACTCGGGCGTGGTGCAGGCCCCCGTGGCCTTCTGCGGAAAACATGGCACCTGCGAGGACTGCGTGCTGGCCCGGGATCCCTACTGCGCCTGGAGCCCGGCCGCGGCCGCCTGCATCGCCCTGTACCAGACCGATGGCCCCAGCAG GGGTTTGATTCAGGAAATGAGTGGGGATGCGTCCGCTTGCCCCG ataaaattaaagaaagttaCCTGCAGCATTTTTTCAAGCATGGTGGCACAGCAGAACTCAAATGCTCCCAAAAGTCCAACCTGGCCCGGGTGGTGTGGAAGTTCCAGAATGGCGTGCTCAAGGCCGAAAGCCCCAAGTACAGCCTGGTGGGCAGGAAGAACTTGCTCATCTTCAACCTGTCAGAAGGAGACAGTGGGGTGTACCAGTGCCTGTCTGAGGAGAGGGTCAAGAACAAGACAGTCCTGCAGGTGGTGGCCAAGCACGTTCTGGAGGTCAAGGTGGTCCCTCGAACTCCGGTGGCCTCCACCTCACCGGTCACACGGACAGAAGGTAGTAGGATCACCTCCAAAGTGTCAGCGGGGCCCACCCAAGGCTCCTTTCCCCAGACCCCAGCCTTGCAGGTCACCACTCCCAGTGCCATcgccctgccctccagccccgAGGGGCCTACCAGCATGTCCTGTGAACCAAAGATTGTCATCAACACGGTCCCCCAGGTCCACTCGGAGAAGACAATGTATCTCAAGTCCAGTGACAACCGTCTCCTcatgtttctcttcctcttcttcttcgtcctcttcctctgcctcttcacCTACAACTGCTATAAGGGCTACTTGCCCGGACAGTGTTTAAAGTTCCGCTCGGCCATGCTCCTCGGGAAGAAGCAGCCCACGTCGGACTTCTCGGATTGCGAGCAGAGTGTGAAGGAGACGCTGGTGGAGCAGGGCAGCTTCTCCCAGCAGAACGGGGGGCAGCCCAAGCCGGCCCTGGACACTGGCTATGAGACAGAGCAGGACACCATGGCCAGCAGGCTGCCCACTGACCGGGAGGACTCGCAGAAGATCGACGAGCTCCCAGTCAGGGACCGGCCATTCGACGTCAAGTGCGAGCTGAAGTTTGCCGACTCGGACGCGGACGGGGACTGA
- the SEMA4D gene encoding semaphorin-4D isoform X2 — protein sequence MRMCAPVGGLLTALTVVFGTAVAFAPIPRITWEHREVQLVQFHEPGIFNYSSLLLSEDKDTLYVGAREAVFALNAHNISRKQHEAYWKVSEDKKAKCAEKGKSKQTECLNYIRVLQPLSASALYVCGTNAFQPACDHLNLTSFKFLGKNEDGKGRCPFDPAQSYTSVMVDGELYSGTSYNFLGSEPIISRNSSHSPLRTEYAIPWLNEVSVEYEFVFKLMIPRVARVCKGDQGGLRTLQKKWTSFLKARLICSRPDSNLVFNVLRDVFVLRSPSLKEPMFYGVFTPQLNNVGLSAVCAYNLSTAEAVFSRGKYMQSATVEQSHTKWVRYNGAVPTPRPGACINREARAANFSSSLNLPDKTLQFVKDHPLMDDSVTPIDNRPRLIKSDVNYTQIVVDRTWALDGTVHDVMFVSTDRGALHKAISLENNVHIIEETQLFQDFEPVQTLLLSSKKGRRFVYAGSNSGVVQAPVAFCGKHGTCEDCVLARDPYCAWSPAAAACIALYQTDGPSRGLIQEMSGDASACPDKIKESYLQHFFKHGGTAELKCSQKSNLARVVWKFQNGVLKAESPKYSLVGRKNLLIFNLSEGDSGVYQCLSEERVKNKTVLQVVAKHVLEVKVVPRTPVASTSPVTRTEGSRITSKVSAGPTQGSFPQTPALQVTTPSAIALPSSPEGPTSMSCEPKIVINTVPQVHSEKTMYLKSSDNRLLMFLFLFFFVLFLCLFTYNCYKGYLPGQCLKFRSAMLLGKKQPTSDFSDCEQSVKETLVEQGSFSQQNGGQPKPALDTGYETEQDTMASRLPTDREDSQKIDELPVRDRPFDVKCELKFADSDADGD from the exons GCATATTGGAAGGTCTCGgaagataaaaaagcaaaatgcgcggaaaaggggaaatcaaaacag ACAGAATGCCTTAACTACATCCGAGTGCTGCAGCCCCTCAGCGCCAGTGCCCTTTACGTGTGCGGGACCAATGCGTTCCAGCCAGCCTGTGACCACCTG AACTTAACATCCTTTAAATTTCTGGGCAAAAATGAAGACGGCAAAGGAAGGTGTCCCTTTGACCCAGCACAAAGCTACACGTCCGTCATGGTTG ATGGAGAGCTTTATTCTGGGACATCGTATAACTTTTTGGGAAGCGAACCCATCATCTCCCGAAATTCTTCCCACAGTCCTCTGAGAACGGAGTATGCAATTCCTTGGCTGAACG AGGTGTCTGTGGAGTACGAGTTCGTCTTCAAGCTGATGATCCCACGGGTAGCGAGGGTCTGCAAG GGGGATCAGGGCGGCCTGAGGACCTTACAGAAGAAGTGGACCTCCTTCCTGAAGGCCAGGCTGATCTGCTCCCGGCCGGACAGCAACCTCGTCTTCAACGTGCTGCGAGACGTCTTTGTCCTCAGGTCTCCCAGCCTGAAGGAGCCCATGTTCTATGGGGTCTTCACCCCACAGCT gaacAACGTGGGGCTCTCGGCCGTGTGCGCCTACAACCTGTCCACAGCCGAGGCAGTCTTCTCCCGTGGGAAGTACATGCAGAGCGCCACGGTGGAGCAGTCGCACACCAAGTGGGTGCGCTACAACGGGGCCGTGCCCACACCACGGCCCGGGGCG TGCATCAACCGGGAGGCGCGTGCGGCCAACTTCTCCAGCTCCCTCAACCTACCAGACAAGACTCTGCAGTTTGTCAAAGACCACCCTCTGATGGATGACTCCGTGACCCCGATAGACAACAGGCCCCGGCTGATCAAGAGTGACGTGAACTACACGCAGATTGTGGTGGACAGGACCTGGGCCCTGGATGGGACGGTCCATGACGTCATGTTTGTCAGCACAG ACCGGGGTGCCCTGCACAAAGCCATCAGCCTTGAGAACAACGTCCACATCATCGAGGAGACACAGCTCTTCCAGGACTTCGAGCCCGTCCAGACCCTGCTGCTGTCCTCCAAGAAG GGCAGAAGGTTTGTCTATGCCGGTTCCAACTCGGGCGTGGTGCAGGCCCCCGTGGCCTTCTGCGGAAAACATGGCACCTGCGAGGACTGCGTGCTGGCCCGGGATCCCTACTGCGCCTGGAGCCCGGCCGCGGCCGCCTGCATCGCCCTGTACCAGACCGATGGCCCCAGCAG GGGTTTGATTCAGGAAATGAGTGGGGATGCGTCCGCTTGCCCCG ataaaattaaagaaagttaCCTGCAGCATTTTTTCAAGCATGGTGGCACAGCAGAACTCAAATGCTCCCAAAAGTCCAACCTGGCCCGGGTGGTGTGGAAGTTCCAGAATGGCGTGCTCAAGGCCGAAAGCCCCAAGTACAGCCTGGTGGGCAGGAAGAACTTGCTCATCTTCAACCTGTCAGAAGGAGACAGTGGGGTGTACCAGTGCCTGTCTGAGGAGAGGGTCAAGAACAAGACAGTCCTGCAGGTGGTGGCCAAGCACGTTCTGGAGGTCAAGGTGGTCCCTCGAACTCCGGTGGCCTCCACCTCACCGGTCACACGGACAGAAGGTAGTAGGATCACCTCCAAAGTGTCAGCGGGGCCCACCCAAGGCTCCTTTCCCCAGACCCCAGCCTTGCAGGTCACCACTCCCAGTGCCATcgccctgccctccagccccgAGGGGCCTACCAGCATGTCCTGTGAACCAAAGATTGTCATCAACACGGTCCCCCAGGTCCACTCGGAGAAGACAATGTATCTCAAGTCCAGTGACAACCGTCTCCTcatgtttctcttcctcttcttcttcgtcctcttcctctgcctcttcacCTACAACTGCTATAAGGGCTACTTGCCCGGACAGTGTTTAAAGTTCCGCTCGGCCATGCTCCTCGGGAAGAAGCAGCCCACGTCGGACTTCTCGGATTGCGAGCAGAGTGTGAAGGAGACGCTGGTGGAGCAGGGCAGCTTCTCCCAGCAGAACGGGGGGCAGCCCAAGCCGGCCCTGGACACTGGCTATGAGACAGAGCAGGACACCATGGCCAGCAGGCTGCCCACTGACCGGGAGGACTCGCAGAAGATCGACGAGCTCCCAGTCAGGGACCGGCCATTCGACGTCAAGTGCGAGCTGAAGTTTGCCGACTCGGACGCGGACGGGGACTGA